GCCGTCGACGGTGAGCGCGGAGCGCTCGGCGGTGTCGGTGTCCATGGCTTCATCCAACCCAGTCGACGCCCGTTTCCTGATGAGAGCAGAGAGAGGTGGCGTGCAGGACTTGCCCCGCGGTTGCGGTTCGAATCCCCAAGACGACCAGCACGGCTCCTGCCAGACGACTCAACCGGCGCCGGAACCGGGGGGTGTCGATTGCCGTGCGCGCAGCGGCAACCACTGACGTCAACAACAGCAGCCATACAAGGACGACTGTGACATGCGCGACCGCAAGCGCCGCGATCTGCGGCGCGACCTGGCGGGTCGGCATGAGGAACTGTGGTACGAGAGTGAGATAGACCGATGCCGCCTTCGGGTTGAGGGCATTGGACCAAAGCCCCTGGCTGAAGCTCCCGAGCCGGGCCCACGGCAAGCGCCATCGTCTCTGTCCCGTTGCTTCGATGCCTTGCCGTGCCGAGCACCAGGTGGTCACGCCCAGCCAGATGAGATAGATGCCGCCCAGGAGCTTCACCGCCGTCAACGCCTGAGCCGACGACATGACCAAGGCTGACAAGCCGGCCACGGCAAACGTCGCGTGCACCAGAAGTCCGCACGCTGAGCCGAACGCGACGAGCACGCCATCAGACCTTGAGCCAGCGATCACCCGCTGCGTGACAAGGGTGAAGCTGGTGCCGGGGATCAGCGTGAGGGGCGTGACTGCCGCCACGAAGCTGACTACTTGGTGCCACTGCACGCGATATGCCCAGCCACTGGAACGCCCCGAGCCACTTCCTTCCCCTTTCCCTTGTCCTCCTCTGTCCCCGCTCGCCCAGGGAATCCGTAAAGCCCCGTGAAAGAGCTCGAAGCAGGCAGCCCAACGGCTGGATTTTCGCTATGCGGCGCTGTCCACAGGGCGTGGGGGCCGTCGCGGCGACAAGGAGAGGATTGCGGCTGCCGCGCCGCACACCGCGGCAGAAGCGAACGCTGCGGTGGGAGACACCAGGTCGACCAGCATTCCGGCGAGTGCCGATCCTCCGGCGTTGCCTGCGCCGAATGAAGTGATCATCCACGCGTGGGCCTCGGTGAGAGTCCCCTCCGGCGCCAGCCGGGCGACGAGAGCGAACGCGGAGGCCAGGACAGCGGGCAGCGCGAGCCCGCTGGCCACGGCGAGCGGCGCCATCCCCGGAAGGGCAGGGGTGAGTGTCAGGGGCAGATAGCCGATCGTCAACAAGACCAGAAGGAAGAGCAGTCGTCGGTCTTCCCGCCGCGCCACCGGGGCGGCGGCGTAGAGGACACCGCCGAGCAGCGCGCCGACCGCGTTGAGCGCGATGAGCCAGCTCGCCGCGCCCAGGCTGCCCTCCGCGTCCACGTAGCCGGGCGTGGCCACGGTGAAGACGCCGATCGCCGCGCCGACGCAGACGAGCGCAGCGAACAGCCGCACCAGGCGCCCGCTGCGCAGCGGGCCCGCCCAGTGACGGCTGCCGGGCCGCGCCGCGCGCCAGGACCGGGCCGGGGAAGCGGTGGCGAATCCGACGGTACCCGCCAAGCAGATCACCGCCGCGGTCAGCAGTCCGCCTGACGAGCCGAGGAGGTGTGTCGCGCCCAGCACCAGCAACGGGCCGCACACGAAGATGAGTTCCTGGGTGGCGGCATCCACGGCGAACGCGGCACGCACCGCGCGCTCGCCGTGCAGAACGTGCTCCCACAACACCCGCAGACACGGTTCGAGCTGAGGTGTGGCGGCCCCCGCCACCACAGCCGCAACGGCGGCGAGCCCCGGGGAGCCGACCGGGTCCAGCACCATGAGTGTCGCAAGCGCGGCGCCAGAGGTGATGGCGCCGCCCAGCAACAGGGGAGGCTGTCGCGTACGGTCGATGAACCGTCCCATAACCGGCCCGCCGACGGCGGCGCCGACAGCGTAGAGCGCCGTCAGCATCCCGGCCAGCCGGTAGTCACCGCCGTGGTGGCGTACGACGAGGACGAGTGCGAGCGGCACCATGCCGGTCGGCAGCCGGCCGATGAGCGAGGCCGACAGGAGTCGGGGGACATGGGGTGCGCGCAGCACCGTCCAGGTGGAGGCGGCGGCCGCGTCCGAGGCGGTGTCGGGCATCGTCATGAGGCGGGCGAAAGAGCGGTGGCCAAGGCATGCTCCAGGGTGTGAACGACGGGGACGCCCTCGGCGTGGAGGGCGTCGGGTGAGTGCAGGCCGCTGGCGTAGAGCACACAGCGGGTGCCGGCGGCCGCAGCCGCACGGGCGTCATCGACGCTGTCGCCGACGAGCAGGACGTCCCCGGGCCGGCGGTCCAGGGCGCGCAGATGCGCCACGAGATGGTCCCGCTTGTAGCCCGCGTCCGCGCCCCGTTGCCCGTCCACACGCAGCAGATACGGGCGCAGCGCAAAGCGGTCGATCAGCGCGGTGAGGGCGTCGTGCGGATGCATGGACAGGACGGATTGCGTCAGCCCGGCCTCCGCGACTGTGCGCAGCGCGGCGACGGCGTCGGGGGCGAGGCCGATGCCGGGCCTGCGGCGCAGGTAGGCATCGTGGAAAGCGGCGTGCAACTCGGCGCGCAGAGCCGGTGGGACGGGACGGCCCAGCAGCCGGTCGTAGAAGGCGTCGATCGGCTGAGTGTGCAGTGTCCGATAGCGCTCGGCCGTGACCGGTGGCAGGCCCAGCCGCGCGAACGCCTCCACGGTGCAGGCGATCAGGGTGTCGGCGTCGTCGAAGAGGGTGCCGTTCCAGTCCCAGACGACGTGGGTGACTTCGCTGTGCGTCACGTGCCGACCTGCCAGGAGTCGAGGTGGTCCCGCCGGCGTGGGCGGAGGCAGTCCTGGGGGGCCGCGGCCACGTCGTCCTTGATGCGGCTGTATGTGAAGTCGGCCTTGCGGGCGCCCTTGTCGGCGCGCGCGGGATCGCGCACTAGCGGCATGGGATTCCTTCCCCTCGGACGTACGGAACGGGTGGACGACACCGAGTTCACCCGCCGGACCCGCCACGGACCAGGGCAGGAACCCGGCACTTGCCCGGCAGCGGGTCCGCACCCGGCACACACCAGGCACTCACGGTCACGCGCCCGTACGCGTCGGCACCCGCCCGGCCGAGGAGCACAGACCACAGGGCTACCCTTCCCCCGTGCCCCCTCTCGCTTCCTCCGCCCTCGCGCGGCAGCGCCGCAGCCGCGGCCATACGCAGGAGTCGCTCGCGCAGCGCCTCGGGGTCGATGTGTCCAGCGTCGCCCGTTGGGAGCGCGGAATCTCCGCCCCGTCACCCGGCATCCGCCGTGCGCTGGCCGGCGAACTCGCGCTCTCCCTGGACGAACTCGACGCGCGGTTGCGCCCGTCTCCGACGCCGTCCGCCGCACACCGCGACGAAGCCGATGAGCCCTCGGAGTTGATCAAAGACATCTGGGGAGCGGCGGAGCGCGACGACCTCGCCGCCCGGCTCGGAGCCGACCCCGCACACACGGGGACGGTCTCCCGCGATCACGTCGTACGGGTGGTGCACCAGTGGCTGATCACTCCGCCCCCGCCCCTCGGCGCGCACCGCTCGCACGGGCGGACCCACCGCATCGGCGCCGCCACCCTGGAGCGGGTCCGCGCACGGCTGCGCTATCTGCACGAGGCCGACGACACCGTCGCCGGCGGCGATCTGCACCCCGCCGTCCGCGACGAACTCGCGCGTACGGCGGCCCTGTTGCGCACCTGCACGTACACCGAAGCGGTCGGCCGCGATCTGCTGCGCATTCTCGCCGAGATGTGCCAGCTCGCGGGCTGGTCGGCTGCGGACGCGGGAAACCCGCGGGCGGGCGAGCACTACCACCTGTACGGCATCAAGGCGGCGCACGCGGCCGACGCCCCCGTACTGGCCGCGCAACTGGTCTCCAGCCTCGGCTACCACCTCGCCGAGCACGGCCACGGCCGCGACGCCGTCACGGTCACGCGTTCCGCGCTCGCGCGGCTGAACGCCCTGGAACGCGGCACCCCGGCAGCGGCGCCGGCCACCCCGGCCGTCCGCGCGCTGCTCCACGCCCGCGCCGCGTGGGCCCACGCTGTCGCGGACGAGCCCACGCGCGCCGACGAGGCGATCGGCCGCGCCCAGGACGCCTACGCCGCCCGCCGCCCCGGCACAGACCCGGACCCGGCCTGGACGTACTGGCTCACCCCCGACGAGATGCAGATCATCGTCGGCCGCCTCGACATCGCCCTCGGACGCCCGCTCCGGGGCCGCGAACGCCTCAGCGCCGCACTGGCCACGTGCGATCCGCGCCGGGTACGCGAAACCGCCCTCTACACGGCCTGGCTCGCCCACAGCCACCTGCACGGGCACGAACTCGGCACCGCCACGAAACTGGCCCGCCACGCCCGCCGCCTCAGCGCCACGATCCGCTCGGCCTACAGCGAGCGCGCCGTACGACAGCTCGACCAGCATCTCAGCTGAGGCACCCCATCCATCAGCCGACGGCGAAAAGTACCCGGCCGGCAACACCGGCCGCACCCGCGCCGGACTCACCACCCTCATGCCCGTCCCCGACGACCTCGCCGCGCTACTCCGTGCGGCAGGCGTGGCGTTGCACTCGCGGGCGTCGTGACATCAATTCCCAC
This genomic stretch from Streptomyces nigrescens harbors:
- a CDS encoding LysE family translocator, which gives rise to MAAVTPLTLIPGTSFTLVTQRVIAGSRSDGVLVAFGSACGLLVHATFAVAGLSALVMSSAQALTAVKLLGGIYLIWLGVTTWCSARQGIEATGQRRWRLPWARLGSFSQGLWSNALNPKAASVYLTLVPQFLMPTRQVAPQIAALAVAHVTVVLVWLLLLTSVVAAARTAIDTPRFRRRLSRLAGAVLVVLGIRTATAGQVLHATSLCSHQETGVDWVG
- a CDS encoding MFS transporter, whose translation is MTMPDTASDAAAASTWTVLRAPHVPRLLSASLIGRLPTGMVPLALVLVVRHHGGDYRLAGMLTALYAVGAAVGGPVMGRFIDRTRQPPLLLGGAITSGAALATLMVLDPVGSPGLAAVAAVVAGAATPQLEPCLRVLWEHVLHGERAVRAAFAVDAATQELIFVCGPLLVLGATHLLGSSGGLLTAAVICLAGTVGFATASPARSWRAARPGSRHWAGPLRSGRLVRLFAALVCVGAAIGVFTVATPGYVDAEGSLGAASWLIALNAVGALLGGVLYAAAPVARREDRRLLFLLVLLTIGYLPLTLTPALPGMAPLAVASGLALPAVLASAFALVARLAPEGTLTEAHAWMITSFGAGNAGGSALAGMLVDLVSPTAAFASAAVCGAAAAILSLSPRRPPRPVDSAA
- a CDS encoding HAD family hydrolase, which gives rise to MTHSEVTHVVWDWNGTLFDDADTLIACTVEAFARLGLPPVTAERYRTLHTQPIDAFYDRLLGRPVPPALRAELHAAFHDAYLRRRPGIGLAPDAVAALRTVAEAGLTQSVLSMHPHDALTALIDRFALRPYLLRVDGQRGADAGYKRDHLVAHLRALDRRPGDVLLVGDSVDDARAAAAAGTRCVLYASGLHSPDALHAEGVPVVHTLEHALATALSPAS
- a CDS encoding helix-turn-helix domain-containing protein; this encodes MPPLASSALARQRRSRGHTQESLAQRLGVDVSSVARWERGISAPSPGIRRALAGELALSLDELDARLRPSPTPSAAHRDEADEPSELIKDIWGAAERDDLAARLGADPAHTGTVSRDHVVRVVHQWLITPPPPLGAHRSHGRTHRIGAATLERVRARLRYLHEADDTVAGGDLHPAVRDELARTAALLRTCTYTEAVGRDLLRILAEMCQLAGWSAADAGNPRAGEHYHLYGIKAAHAADAPVLAAQLVSSLGYHLAEHGHGRDAVTVTRSALARLNALERGTPAAAPATPAVRALLHARAAWAHAVADEPTRADEAIGRAQDAYAARRPGTDPDPAWTYWLTPDEMQIIVGRLDIALGRPLRGRERLSAALATCDPRRVRETALYTAWLAHSHLHGHELGTATKLARHARRLSATIRSAYSERAVRQLDQHLS